In Candidatus Nomurabacteria bacterium, a genomic segment contains:
- a CDS encoding type IV secretion system DNA-binding domain-containing protein: protein MSEDINFFAKTNFRNQQRRFGIRIDDRRRHMYFIGKTGMGKTTVLENMMIQDVRAGHGLAVIDPHGDFVEKILDYIPSHRINDVVYINPADVDYPVAFNVLESVNPAHRHLVASGLVSVFKKMWSDSWGPRLEYILRNSILSLIEYPGSTLLGIPRILVDNDYRSKVVEKLTDPIVKAFWHEEFGQYANQFRTEAVSPIQNKIGQFLSSSMIRNIIGQPKSTFDLRQLMDEQKIVLLNLSKGRIGEDNAALLGGMMITKIQLAAMSRVDIAEKDRKDFFLYVDEFQNFATESFANILSEARKYRLNLIMAHQYIEQLDEQVRAAVFGNVGSIVCFRVGAADAEFLAKEFDPTFTETDLVNLTKYDIYLRLMIDGVASEPFSATTLEPVSGPTGNGQKVIEVSRERYAKKREIVEDKIRRWTGVDEIFLGQGSQGGGNRSGGNRGGNDRRGGSGPRQNQGGGSRQRSGGNDRNRQPNPQGNQNSSRPRNEREQGRNDRPNFTQTAPEPEQLREVAPEPPKEISLHEALSKGPVQFTAKPKKKQPQEKSQPAKNTPKQAEQSKSVQAQEKHSQPQTQSGKSLQPGQVIKFT from the coding sequence ATGAGTGAAGATATTAATTTTTTTGCTAAAACGAATTTCCGCAATCAGCAGCGGCGCTTTGGTATTAGAATAGATGATCGACGCCGTCACATGTACTTTATCGGTAAGACCGGTATGGGTAAGACGACGGTGCTTGAAAATATGATGATCCAGGATGTGCGAGCTGGTCATGGCTTAGCTGTGATTGATCCGCACGGTGACTTTGTGGAAAAGATTTTAGATTACATTCCTTCACATCGAATTAATGATGTGGTGTATATTAATCCGGCTGATGTAGATTATCCGGTAGCCTTCAACGTCTTAGAAAGTGTAAACCCTGCCCACCGCCACTTAGTAGCCTCGGGTCTTGTTTCGGTGTTTAAAAAAATGTGGAGCGACTCATGGGGACCTCGATTGGAATACATTTTGCGCAATAGTATTCTCTCCTTGATTGAGTATCCTGGGTCAACACTTTTGGGTATTCCTCGTATTCTCGTCGACAACGACTATCGATCAAAAGTGGTGGAGAAGCTAACTGATCCTATTGTGAAGGCTTTCTGGCATGAGGAATTCGGCCAATACGCTAACCAATTCCGTACCGAAGCTGTTTCACCTATCCAAAACAAGATTGGTCAATTTCTTTCCTCATCAATGATTCGTAATATCATTGGCCAGCCGAAGAGTACTTTTGATTTGCGGCAATTGATGGACGAGCAAAAGATTGTCTTACTGAACCTTTCCAAAGGCCGTATTGGTGAAGATAATGCAGCTTTGCTGGGTGGTATGATGATTACCAAGATTCAGTTGGCGGCCATGAGTCGCGTAGACATTGCGGAAAAAGATCGTAAAGATTTTTTCCTCTATGTTGACGAATTTCAAAACTTTGCCACTGAGAGCTTTGCCAACATTTTGTCAGAGGCGCGTAAGTATCGCTTAAATCTTATCATGGCTCACCAGTATATTGAGCAGTTAGATGAGCAAGTTCGCGCGGCTGTTTTTGGCAACGTCGGATCGATCGTGTGTTTCCGTGTTGGTGCCGCTGATGCAGAGTTTTTGGCTAAAGAGTTTGATCCCACCTTCACTGAGACTGATTTAGTAAACCTGACCAAGTACGATATTTATCTCCGCTTAATGATTGATGGAGTAGCTTCTGAGCCTTTTTCCGCTACAACTCTGGAGCCAGTGAGCGGTCCAACCGGTAATGGGCAAAAAGTGATTGAGGTGTCACGTGAGCGCTATGCTAAGAAGCGAGAGATTGTAGAAGATAAAATCCGCCGATGGACTGGAGTTGATGAAATCTTCCTCGGACAGGGTTCCCAGGGTGGCGGAAATCGTAGCGGCGGTAATAGGGGTGGAAATGATCGTCGAGGGGGAAGTGGACCGCGTCAAAATCAAGGCGGCGGATCTCGACAACGATCAGGCGGGAATGACCGAAATCGTCAACCAAATCCTCAAGGTAATCAAAACAGCTCCCGTCCACGCAATGAGCGAGAGCAGGGAAGAAACGATCGACCGAATTTTACACAAACGGCACCTGAGCCTGAGCAGTTGCGTGAAGTAGCTCCTGAGCCACCAAAAGAAATTAGCTTACACGAGGCGCTGAGTAAAGGTCCTGTGCAATTCACAGCGAAGCCTAAGAAGAAGCAACCTCAGGAAAAGAGTCAGCCAGCCAAAAATACTCCGAAGCAAGCTGAGCAGTCAAAGTCTGTTCAGGCACAAGAGAAACATAGTCAGCCACAGACGCAATCAGGTAAGTCTCTTCAACCTGGGCAGGTTATCAAATTTACATAA
- the secF gene encoding protein translocase subunit SecF, whose protein sequence is MTLKIIQKRKYFTIISAILVVASIVGALIWGLKPGIDFTGGSRLEISFPELRPELSTIQDALNPLDLGSYQAVPSNEKSLILKTRALSNDERQSVLDALSALQEEQVSEDSFTAIGPSIGQELRKKAYSAIALVLIGIIAYITWAFRKISRGGPVPSWVFGVGAIVALIHDISIIVGLFVLFGQIFGTEVDSLFVTALLTVLGFSVHDTIVVFDRIREGIQRYHNEPFEEIANRSINETMSRSINTSMTTLFVLVALAVLGGESIRMFVIALIAGIIVGTYSSIFIASTLLVEWHNWRARRFR, encoded by the coding sequence ATGACGCTAAAGATTATCCAAAAGCGAAAATATTTTACTATCATTTCCGCGATACTTGTTGTGGCCTCTATTGTCGGTGCTTTGATTTGGGGCTTGAAGCCTGGTATTGATTTCACTGGCGGTTCTCGATTGGAGATAAGCTTCCCAGAACTTCGTCCAGAACTTTCGACGATACAAGACGCATTGAATCCTCTAGACCTGGGTTCTTATCAAGCAGTTCCTTCTAACGAAAAAAGCCTCATCCTAAAAACACGCGCCTTAAGCAATGACGAGCGCCAATCAGTCCTAGATGCCTTAAGCGCTTTACAAGAAGAGCAGGTGAGTGAAGATTCATTTACTGCGATTGGACCGAGTATTGGTCAAGAGTTGCGCAAGAAAGCGTATTCAGCCATTGCTTTAGTTCTCATAGGTATCATCGCGTATATCACTTGGGCCTTCCGTAAGATTTCTCGTGGCGGACCGGTGCCCAGTTGGGTATTTGGCGTTGGCGCGATTGTTGCATTGATTCATGATATTTCTATTATCGTAGGTCTCTTTGTGCTCTTTGGTCAGATATTTGGCACAGAGGTTGATTCACTTTTTGTAACAGCTTTACTTACGGTGCTAGGATTCTCAGTGCACGATACCATTGTTGTTTTTGATCGTATTCGTGAGGGTATCCAGCGTTATCATAATGAGCCTTTTGAAGAAATCGCTAACCGGAGTATTAATGAGACCATGTCGCGCTCTATTAATACCTCGATGACGACATTGTTTGTATTAGTTGCTCTGGCGGTACTGGGAGGAGAGTCAATTCGTATGTTTGTGATAGCGCTGATTGCGGGTATTATCGTGGGAACTTACTCCTCAATTTTCATTGCCAGCACGTTATTGGTTGAGTGGCATAATTGGCGAGCGCGACGCTTTCGTTAA
- the secD gene encoding protein translocase subunit SecD → MTVRKKVWLSFAGILLLTLLAGTIDYQKPIRIHVGPVDWTIDLPVQLGLDLQGGVSLLYDADLSQVAPAEAQDAVEGVRDVIERRVNAFGVSEPVVQTQKAGDQWRVSIELPGVTDVNQAIAQIGQTPTLEFREQIETTPEDPAAIEAQNEEVRKKAQDVLAQALQPDADFAQLAQLYSEDPGSKDNGGDLGFAQQGTFVQEFDDVLFGDLAVGQVYPELVESQFGLHIIKKTDERTANQDGQDVREVQGSHILFILQSTEPSTDFVATGLSGKDLERASVVFDQTTNTPEISLNFNSEGTQLFKEITERNVGKVVAIYLDGFPLSLPTVQQAITSGEAVISGDFTLQEARDLARNLNAGALPVPITLVSQQNVGPTLGERSVQSSFVAGIIGLGLVALFMILYYRLPGLISVLALGVYSAVVFAIFILWPVTLTLAGIAGFILSIGMAVDANVLIFERMKEELREGRPLNQAIEEGFRRAWLSIRDSNISSLITTFILAWFGTSIIKGFAITLAIGILVSMFSAIVVTRTFLRLTQRWVSVAWLYGVRKKEQV, encoded by the coding sequence ATGACCGTACGGAAGAAAGTTTGGCTCAGTTTTGCCGGGATTCTATTGCTCACCCTGCTAGCTGGTACCATTGACTATCAAAAACCAATCCGGATTCACGTAGGGCCAGTAGACTGGACTATTGATTTACCTGTTCAGCTGGGTTTGGATTTGCAAGGCGGCGTGTCATTGCTCTATGACGCTGATCTATCGCAAGTAGCTCCAGCTGAGGCGCAAGACGCTGTAGAAGGTGTTCGCGATGTTATTGAGCGTCGAGTGAATGCCTTTGGTGTATCCGAGCCAGTTGTCCAAACGCAAAAGGCTGGCGATCAATGGCGAGTCTCGATTGAATTACCAGGTGTCACTGACGTGAACCAGGCAATCGCGCAGATTGGTCAAACTCCAACCTTAGAATTTCGTGAACAGATTGAGACCACACCAGAGGATCCAGCAGCCATAGAGGCGCAAAACGAAGAAGTGCGAAAAAAAGCACAAGACGTATTAGCACAAGCGCTTCAACCTGACGCTGATTTTGCTCAATTGGCCCAACTCTATTCCGAAGATCCGGGTAGTAAAGATAATGGGGGCGATCTCGGTTTTGCGCAACAAGGCACTTTCGTGCAAGAATTCGATGACGTTCTCTTCGGTGATTTAGCGGTCGGGCAGGTGTATCCGGAGCTGGTTGAATCGCAATTCGGTCTGCATATTATTAAGAAGACCGACGAGCGTACAGCGAATCAAGATGGGCAAGATGTGCGAGAAGTTCAAGGTAGTCATATTCTTTTTATACTGCAGTCAACTGAACCCTCAACCGATTTTGTGGCAACTGGGCTATCGGGTAAGGATTTGGAACGAGCTTCAGTCGTGTTTGATCAAACTACCAATACTCCAGAGATTAGTTTGAATTTCAATAGCGAGGGTACACAGCTTTTTAAAGAAATTACTGAGCGCAATGTTGGCAAGGTGGTGGCTATTTATTTAGATGGCTTCCCATTAAGCTTACCAACAGTTCAGCAGGCTATCACGAGTGGAGAAGCGGTTATCTCAGGTGATTTTACCTTGCAAGAAGCGCGAGACTTAGCTCGTAATTTAAATGCTGGTGCACTGCCAGTACCAATTACGCTTGTTTCTCAACAGAATGTAGGACCAACCCTTGGTGAGCGTTCAGTGCAGTCTAGTTTTGTTGCTGGCATAATTGGGCTCGGCTTAGTTGCGCTCTTTATGATTCTCTATTATCGCTTGCCTGGCCTTATCTCAGTTTTGGCTTTAGGGGTATACTCCGCCGTAGTTTTTGCCATCTTTATTCTCTGGCCAGTGACTTTGACTCTAGCTGGAATTGCTGGATTTATTCTTTCCATCGGAATGGCAGTAGACGCAAACGTGCTTATTTTTGAACGCATGAAAGAAGAGTTGCGTGAAGGTCGACCACTTAATCAAGCGATTGAAGAGGGTTTCCGACGCGCTTGGTTGTCTATTCGCGATTCAAACATTTCAAGTTTAATTACCACTTTTATCTTGGCCTGGTTTGGTACAAGTATCATTAAAGGATTCGCGATTACCTTAGCGATTGGTATTTTAGTAAGTATGTTTTCAGCCATTGTAGTTACGCGCACATTCTTACGTCTCACTCAACGATGGGTGAGTGTGGCCTGGCTGTATGGAGTACGGAAGAAGGAACAAGTATGA
- a CDS encoding L,D-transpeptidase family protein produces the protein MQKYFLAQKYTLLITTLLFGVFFVSGAQAVQLSLSPEIRIFDTHFSQVNQFYGFTEAFQGGASVATGDVNGDGKDEIIVGAGPGGGPNVQVFTSEGVKLSSFYAYMDAFRKGIYVASCDLNNDGIAEIVTGPRRGGGPNVKVYTMEGEELSSFMAYDSAFRGGVTVACGDLNGSGTGMIITASGFDSGNQARLFSLDGEYQGLDFWPFAKYERGGLSVATADVNGDGDDEILFALHRFGHAWVKVYDVAPDRPIISEFIAFPLAFRGGVNIAGADLDFDGRDELLVAANGNGGPHVRAFTAQGEYLRDFFAYSGDFRGGLFIAAGDIDADGEDEIVTGPNRLVVASVDQVGKRIVVDLSEQRLYAYDDGVLQNSFLISSGVARYPSPKGEFAIYRKVPVMDYEWTYGPQHPDNYDIKDVKWNLNFTPHYYLHTAYWHNNFGHPMSHGCINISESNAKWVYEWAPIGTKVVVQD, from the coding sequence ATGCAAAAGTATTTTCTAGCTCAGAAGTATACCTTACTCATAACGACGCTCCTCTTCGGGGTGTTTTTTGTTTCAGGCGCTCAGGCAGTGCAGCTCTCTCTTTCACCTGAGATAAGAATTTTTGATACGCACTTTAGTCAGGTAAATCAGTTTTACGGTTTCACTGAAGCCTTTCAAGGTGGAGCAAGCGTAGCGACTGGAGATGTAAACGGAGATGGTAAAGATGAAATAATTGTGGGAGCGGGTCCAGGCGGCGGACCAAACGTGCAAGTCTTCACGAGCGAGGGAGTAAAGCTCAGCAGCTTCTATGCGTATATGGATGCGTTCCGAAAAGGTATTTACGTGGCGAGTTGTGATTTGAATAATGACGGTATTGCAGAAATCGTGACCGGTCCACGTCGCGGCGGCGGACCAAATGTGAAGGTCTACACCATGGAAGGCGAGGAGCTTTCTAGCTTCATGGCCTACGACAGCGCTTTTCGTGGCGGAGTTACTGTTGCTTGTGGCGATCTCAATGGTAGCGGCACTGGTATGATTATTACTGCTTCGGGTTTTGATAGCGGAAACCAAGCTAGACTTTTTTCACTTGATGGTGAATATCAAGGTCTGGACTTTTGGCCATTTGCAAAATACGAACGCGGCGGGTTAAGTGTGGCTACTGCGGATGTGAATGGTGATGGTGATGACGAAATTCTTTTCGCGCTGCATCGCTTTGGCCATGCTTGGGTGAAGGTATATGACGTAGCACCAGATCGCCCTATCATTAGTGAGTTCATCGCCTTTCCGCTAGCGTTCCGTGGTGGGGTAAATATTGCTGGAGCGGATTTAGATTTTGATGGTCGCGATGAATTACTCGTAGCAGCCAATGGAAACGGTGGACCACACGTACGTGCCTTCACTGCGCAGGGCGAATACCTGCGCGACTTCTTTGCCTATAGTGGAGATTTCCGTGGCGGCCTCTTCATTGCCGCTGGCGATATTGATGCAGATGGTGAAGACGAAATTGTGACTGGGCCAAATCGCTTGGTCGTTGCAAGTGTGGATCAGGTAGGGAAACGCATTGTGGTGGATCTTTCTGAGCAGCGCTTATATGCCTATGACGATGGAGTCCTCCAAAATAGCTTCCTCATCTCCAGCGGAGTAGCGCGCTATCCTTCACCAAAAGGTGAGTTCGCGATTTATCGCAAAGTGCCGGTCATGGACTATGAGTGGACCTACGGCCCGCAGCATCCGGACAACTACGATATTAAGGACGTGAAGTGGAATCTTAATTTCACTCCACATTACTATCTGCACACCGCGTATTGGCATAATAACTTTGGTCATCCTATGAGCCATGGCTGCATTAATATCTCAGAATCGAATGCAAAGTGGGTGTATGAGTGGGCGCCAATAGGAACCAAAGTGGTAGTGCAGGATTAA